One stretch of Glycine soja cultivar W05 chromosome 7, ASM419377v2, whole genome shotgun sequence DNA includes these proteins:
- the LOC114420640 gene encoding uncharacterized protein LOC114420640 yields the protein MPLYTKFLKDLLIKKGKYINNESIVVEGNCSAIIQRILPPKFKDLGSVTIPCSIGAVLVGKTLIDLGASINLMPLSMCRRIGNLEIVPTRMTLQLADHSITRPYGVVEDVLVKADPLMLIAKFVVDIGNGNLEISFDDHKVTFNLFDAIKHPNDRKACFKVEAVEQEVAMVV from the exons ATGCCACTTTATACCAAGTTCTTGAAGGATCTCCTCATCAAAAAGGGTAAATATATCAACAATGAAAGTAtagtggtggaaggaaattgcagtGCTATCATTCAAAGAATTCTACCACCAAAGTTCAAGGATCTAGGAAGTGTAACCATTCCATGTTCAATAGGGGCTGTGTTAGTGGGAAAAACACTGATTGATTTGGGAGCTAGCATCAATTTGATGCCACTTTCGATGTGCAGAAGAATTGGGAATTTAGAAATTGTGCCCACAAGAATGACACTTCAGCTTGCAGACCACTCAATCACACGACCTTATGGCGTGGTTGAAGATGTGTTAGTTAAA GCTGACCCTTTAATGTTGATAGCCAAATTTGTAGTTGATATAGGCAATGGTAACTTGGAAATAAGTTTTGATGATCATAAGGTTACCTTTAACTTATTTGACGCAATAAAGCATCCAAATGATCGCAAGGCATGTTTCAAAGTGGAAGCAGTTGAGCAAGAAGTTGCAATGGTGGTTTAA